One window of the Candoia aspera isolate rCanAsp1 chromosome 16, rCanAsp1.hap2, whole genome shotgun sequence genome contains the following:
- the URM1 gene encoding ubiquitin-related modifier 1 isoform X2 has protein sequence MAAPVSVQLEFGGGAELLFDGVRKHRVALPNKSEPWNVRHLLVWIKENLLKERPELFVQGDSVRPGILVLINDADWELMGNLDYQLQDQDHVLFISTLHGG, from the exons ATGGCGGCGCCCGTGTCTGTTCAGCTGGAATTCGG AGGTGGAGCAGAACTCCTGTTCGATGGGGTGAGAAAACATCGGGTGGCTTTGCCCAACAAGTCTGAACCTT ggaATGTCCGACATTTGCTGGTGTGGATTAAAGAGAATCTACTGAAAGAGAGGCCAGAATTATTTGTCCAAGGAGACTCCGT GCGCCCGGGAATTCTGGTGCTCATCAACGACGCAGACTGGGAGCTCATG ggcAACCTGGACTACCAGCTGCAAGATCAGGATCATGTGCTTTTCATCTCCACCTTACACGGTGGTTAA
- the URM1 gene encoding ubiquitin-related modifier 1 isoform X1, producing the protein MSLAQLCFSPTPLNFRGGAELLFDGVRKHRVALPNKSEPWNVRHLLVWIKENLLKERPELFVQGDSVRPGILVLINDADWELMGNLDYQLQDQDHVLFISTLHGG; encoded by the exons ATGAGCCTTGCACAATTatgtttctcccccacccctttgaatTTCAGAGGTGGAGCAGAACTCCTGTTCGATGGGGTGAGAAAACATCGGGTGGCTTTGCCCAACAAGTCTGAACCTT ggaATGTCCGACATTTGCTGGTGTGGATTAAAGAGAATCTACTGAAAGAGAGGCCAGAATTATTTGTCCAAGGAGACTCCGT GCGCCCGGGAATTCTGGTGCTCATCAACGACGCAGACTGGGAGCTCATG ggcAACCTGGACTACCAGCTGCAAGATCAGGATCATGTGCTTTTCATCTCCACCTTACACGGTGGTTAA
- the SLC27A4 gene encoding long-chain fatty acid transport protein 4 yields MMRLVVLLSFFVIFRLFFDLPWIQVVPALLIFYLGSGGWNFVRIFVKTFKRDVMTGKCVLSTRLKLWWYVRRRSTIPKIFQQVVQRHPEKAALTFQGTGESWTFRHLDEYSNQVANFFFEQGFRSGDAVALFMESCNQYVGLWLGLAKIGVEAALLNSNVRQDSLVHCVKISHAKAMVFGGELAEALWEAQPFLEKSIRLFCSGDQRAANSLPGVEDLDSLVEKASRQPPSPPDKGFLDKLFYIYTSGTTGLPKAAIILHSRYFRMATLVYGGFRMRPDDVVYDSLPLYHAAGNIVGVGQCLLHGMTVVIRKKFSASQFWDDCVKYNCTIVQYIGEICRYLLNQPSKEVERQHRVRMALGNGLRASIWKEFTERFGITQIAEFYGSTECNCSVGNFDNKFGACGFNSRIVPNIYPVKLVQVNEDTMELIRGPDGLCIRCKPGEPGQLVGRIVQTDPLQRFDGYLNHEANSKKIARDVFTKGDSAYLSGDVLIMDELGYLYFRDRTGDTFRWKGENVSTMEVEGTLSRILNMTDVVVYGVAVPGTEGKAGMAAVVDKDCSCDLERFAAEMKKALPAYARPVFLRLLEEVHKTSTFKFQKVDLRKEGYDLRVVKDRLFYLEPGEYRYFPLDKEVFEKIQSGQAKL; encoded by the exons GACCGGAAAGTGCGTCCTGTCGACCCGCTTAAAGCTCTGGTGGTACGTGAGACGCCGCTCCACCATCCCCAAGATCTTCCAGCAGGTGGTGCAGAGGCATCCGGAGAAGGCGGCCCTCACCTTCCAAGGCACGGGCGAATCGTGGACCTTCCGCCACCTGGACGAATATTCCAACCAGGTGGCCAACTTCTTCTTCGAACAAGGCTTCCGCTCGGGGGACGCCGTTGCCCTCTTCATGGAATCGTGCAACCAGTACGTCGGCCTCTGGCTCGGACTGGCCAAGATCGGGGTTGAGGCGGCGCTGCTGAACTCCAATGTGCGGCAGGACTCCCTGGTCCACTGCGTCAAAATCTCCCACGCGAAGGCGATGGTGTTCGGGGGCGAGCTGGCCGAAG CCTTGTGGGAAGCACAGCCCTTCCTGGAGAAATCCATCCGCCTCTTCTGCTCCGGCGATCAGCGAGCAGCCAACTCCCTGCCAGGGGTGGAAGACCTCGACTCTTTGGTTGAGAAGGCATCGCGCCAGCCGCCCAGCCCACCGGACAAGGGATTCCTAG ATAAACTGTTCTACATTTATACTTCCGGCACGACAGGGTTGCCCAAGGCGGCCATCATCCTCCATAGCAG GTATTTCCGGATGGCGACCCTGGTCTACGGTGGCTTTCGTATGAGGCCCGACGACGTGGTTTATGACAGCCTCCCTCTCTATCACGCAGCAG GCAATATTGTCGGGGTCGGCCAGTGCCTCCTGCACGGAATGACGGTGGTGATCCGGAAGAAGTTTTCGGCCTCTCAGTTTTGGGATGATTGTGTCAAGTATAACTGTACG ATTGTGCAGTACATTGGCGAGATTTGTCGGTACTTGTTGAATCAGCCGTCGAAAGAGGTGGAGCGTCAACACCGAGTTCGGATGGCCTTGGGGAATGGCCTGCGGGCATCCATCTGGAAGGAATTCACCGAACGTTTTGGTATCACCCAGATTGCGGAGTTTTATGGCTCCACTGAGTGCAATTGCAGCGTTGGGAACTTTGACAATAAG TTTGGGGCGTGTGGCTTCAACAGCAGAATCGTACCAAACATTTACCCCGTCAAGCTGGTCCAAGTCAACGAAGACACCATGGAGCTGATCCGGGGACCAGATGGACTCTGCATTCGGTGTAAGCCAG GGGAACCGGGCCAGCTAGTGGGGCGCATCGTCCAAACTGATCCGTTGCAGCGTTTTGATGGTTACTTGAACCACGAGGCCAACAGTAAGAAAATTGCCCGAGATGTCTTCACCAAAGGTGATTCTGCCTACCTCTCAG GCGATGTCCTCATCATGGATGAACTGGGCTACCTGTATTTCCGAGATCGCACTGGAGACACTTTTCGCTGGAAAGGTGAGAATGTCTCTACGATGGAAGTGGAGGGGACCCTCAGCCGAATCCTCAACATGACGGACGTCGTGGTGTACGGCGTGGCAGTGCCAG GCACAGAAGGGAAAGCTGGTATGGCTGCCGTGGTGGATAAGGACTGCTCGTGCGACTTGGAGAGATTTgctgcagaaatgaaaaaagctCTCCCGGCCTATGCGCGCCCGGTTTTCCTGCGGCTGCTGGAGGAAGTACATAAGACAA GCACCTTCAAATTCCAGAAAGTGGATCTGCGCAAGGAAGGTTATGATCTGAGGGTGGTGAAAGACAGGCTGTTCTACTTGGAGCCTGGAGAATACCGGTATTTCCCGTTAGACAAAGAGGTCTTCGAAAAGATCCAGTCGGGACAGGCAAAGCtgtaa